Proteins from a genomic interval of Bacteroidota bacterium:
- a CDS encoding TrkH family potassium uptake protein, with protein sequence MRLSWTPPFSLPAVGFALGVVLTAVGATQLLPLALAFGFRELEPARAFALSSSLSMAAGVGLAWSLRRHAQDLRLREGFLVVTGGWIVATASGLLPFTLSRSLGLVDALFETASGFTTTGASVLGGPGRPRVEELPQSLLFWRSLTQWLGGMGIIVLSLAILPVLGVGGMQLYKAEVPGPTPDKLTPRIRDTATRLWGIYLVLTAAQTLLLSLHPRVGLLEALQHAFTTMATGGFSTRSASIGAFESAYVEYVTILFMVLAGINFALHYRLLLGRVAAVASDRELWAYGGIALLASGIVFIALLESAPSAEAAWRMALFQVVSILTTTGYATADYEAWPPLAIATLFLLFFVGGMAGSTGGGPKVVRLLILFQNANREIRRLLHPRAVLPVRLGSRVISDEVLQHVLSFFTLYLGLCALSVLLLASTGVDLLTAIGSTITCIGNVGPGFGEVGPAEHFAHLSDGAKLWLSALMLVGRLELFTVLVLFSRSFWKR encoded by the coding sequence ATGCGCCTCTCTTGGACTCCCCCGTTTAGCCTTCCCGCGGTGGGCTTCGCTTTGGGCGTCGTGCTGACGGCTGTGGGCGCAACGCAGCTTCTGCCCCTAGCCTTGGCGTTTGGGTTCAGAGAGCTTGAGCCTGCGCGCGCCTTTGCGCTGTCCAGCTCGCTCAGCATGGCCGCCGGTGTAGGCCTGGCTTGGAGCTTACGCCGACATGCGCAGGATCTGCGGCTGCGGGAGGGCTTTCTGGTGGTGACGGGGGGCTGGATCGTGGCCACGGCAAGCGGTCTACTGCCGTTTACGCTGAGCCGGAGCCTGGGCCTCGTAGATGCCCTGTTTGAGACCGCCTCGGGCTTTACTACCACGGGCGCCAGCGTGCTGGGCGGACCGGGTCGGCCTCGGGTCGAGGAGCTGCCGCAAAGCCTGCTTTTCTGGCGCAGCCTCACGCAGTGGCTAGGCGGCATGGGCATTATCGTACTCAGCTTGGCCATCTTGCCTGTACTCGGCGTGGGGGGCATGCAGCTGTACAAGGCCGAGGTGCCGGGTCCTACGCCCGATAAGCTCACCCCCCGCATCCGGGACACCGCCACGCGGCTTTGGGGCATTTACCTAGTGCTGACCGCGGCCCAAACCTTGCTGCTATCCCTACATCCGCGCGTAGGGTTGCTTGAAGCCCTACAGCACGCCTTTACGACCATGGCTACAGGGGGGTTTTCGACGCGTTCGGCTTCCATTGGGGCCTTTGAGAGCGCTTACGTGGAATACGTGACGATCCTGTTCATGGTGCTTGCCGGTATAAACTTCGCCCTGCATTACCGGCTGCTTCTGGGCCGGGTCGCGGCTGTGGCCTCGGATCGGGAGCTCTGGGCCTATGGGGGGATCGCGCTGCTGGCTTCGGGAATAGTTTTCATAGCACTCCTGGAGTCGGCCCCTTCGGCGGAGGCCGCCTGGCGCATGGCGCTGTTTCAGGTCGTCAGCATCCTCACTACCACCGGATACGCCACGGCGGACTATGAGGCATGGCCCCCCTTGGCCATAGCTACCCTGTTCCTGCTCTTTTTCGTTGGCGGCATGGCCGGTTCCACCGGAGGCGGACCTAAGGTGGTGCGCCTGTTGATTCTGTTTCAGAACGCCAACCGGGAGATCCGGCGCCTGCTGCATCCGCGCGCTGTGTTGCCGGTCCGACTCGGGAGCCGCGTCATTTCAGACGAGGTACTGCAGCATGTGCTCAGCTTCTTTACGCTTTACCTAGGCCTATGCGCCCTGTCTGTGCTCCTGTTGGCCTCTACCGGAGTGGATCTGCTCACGGCCATCGGGAGCACGATCACCTGCATCGGCAACGTGGGGCCGGGGTTCGGGGAGGTCGGTCCGGCGGAGCACTTCGCCCACCTCTCCGATGGGGCTAAGCTGTGGCTGAGCGCGCTTATGCTCGTCGGTCGGCTGGAGCTGTTTACGGTGCTTGTGCTGTTTAGCCGCTCGTTCTGGAAACGATGA